One window of the Herbiconiux sp. L3-i23 genome contains the following:
- the tatA gene encoding twin-arginine translocase TatA/TatE family subunit produces MLGNLTGWHFLIVLIVILLVFGATKLPALAKSVGQSMKIFRNEIQTDKVETEKRDAETPVVYTEEPPAGMAAPAASEPDHKPEK; encoded by the coding sequence ATGCTCGGTAATCTCACCGGTTGGCACTTCCTGATCGTCCTCATCGTGATCCTGCTCGTCTTCGGGGCCACGAAGCTCCCCGCGCTCGCCAAGAGCGTCGGCCAGTCGATGAAGATCTTCCGCAACGAGATCCAGACCGACAAGGTCGAGACCGAGAAGCGCGACGCCGAGACCCCCGTGGTGTACACGGAGGAACCTCCCGCCGGGATGGCGGCCCCGGCGGCCAGCGAGCCTGATCACAAGCCAGAGAAGTAG
- a CDS encoding FKBP-type peptidyl-prolyl cis-trans isomerase, which produces MNSRHVRAAAAIATTGVLAFALTACSTGDPGSCGDPVASGGASSTVTATGSLGDQPDIEFPTPLYSDGIQASTLIEGDGQPLQDGQWVGLQLTLLSGTDGSVVGTSSYDEGSPSQFEFGDLVIQGLQDGLECKTVGSRVAVTLPGEEAFPDGNVPQGMSADDSLVAVVDIISSVTSRAHGTILPSEAGVPSVVRAPDGRPGITLPTGDAPTDLRVSTLIAGDGDETVAEGDSVLVQYTGVLWEDGTVFESSWDTGEPLTLVASEDSTISGFAKAIIGRKVGSQVVAVLPPDEAYGEQGSAAIPANSTLVFVIDILAVQ; this is translated from the coding sequence ATGAACTCCCGACACGTGCGCGCCGCCGCCGCCATCGCGACGACCGGTGTGCTCGCCTTCGCCCTCACCGCCTGCTCGACGGGTGACCCCGGCTCCTGCGGCGACCCCGTCGCGAGCGGGGGAGCGTCGTCGACCGTCACGGCGACCGGGTCGCTCGGCGACCAGCCCGACATCGAGTTCCCCACTCCTCTCTACTCCGACGGCATCCAGGCCTCGACCCTCATCGAGGGCGACGGTCAGCCGCTCCAGGACGGCCAGTGGGTCGGTCTGCAGCTCACCCTGCTGAGCGGCACCGACGGCTCGGTCGTCGGCACCTCGTCGTACGACGAGGGCAGCCCCAGCCAGTTCGAGTTCGGCGACCTCGTCATCCAGGGGCTGCAGGACGGCCTCGAGTGCAAGACCGTCGGCTCGCGCGTCGCGGTGACACTGCCCGGCGAGGAGGCCTTCCCCGACGGCAACGTGCCGCAGGGCATGTCCGCCGACGACTCGCTCGTCGCGGTCGTCGACATCATCTCGAGCGTCACCTCTCGTGCGCACGGCACCATCCTGCCCTCGGAGGCAGGAGTGCCCTCGGTCGTCCGCGCCCCTGATGGCCGCCCCGGCATCACCCTGCCGACGGGCGACGCTCCCACCGACCTCCGCGTCTCCACCCTGATCGCGGGCGACGGTGACGAGACCGTCGCCGAGGGCGACTCGGTGCTCGTGCAGTACACCGGCGTGCTCTGGGAGGACGGCACCGTCTTCGAGTCGTCGTGGGACACCGGAGAGCCGCTGACCCTGGTCGCCAGCGAGGACTCGACGATCAGCGGCTTCGCGAAGGCGATCATCGGCAGGAAGGTCGGCTCGCAGGTCGTCGCCGTGCTCCCTCCGGATGAGGCCTACGGCGAGCAGGGATCCGCCGCGATCCCGGCGAACTCCACCCTGGTGTTCGTGATCGACATCCTGGCCGTTCAGTAG
- the lnt gene encoding apolipoprotein N-acyltransferase translates to MSADPERGAPLPLWGALVTALLAGFLLDGAFPDRGIWPLAFVGIGMVLVALQGRRAGAAFLVGLVFGLSFYLTHIEWATLFLGDVPWIALSTLQALFVAAGSTLITLAYRWVPRVWPSRAGRLGLLPVVVAGLWIADEGIRSVWPYGGFSWARVAMSQAESPLRDLFAWFGISGVGFLMVWLTAFAVAVLQAFLATPLRGAMGARRPVMSALALGIAVAATLAVPAWQTAVDGTLRVAAVQGNTRSGYFDQRDYQGEILDGHLAATLPALDDDPDVIVWPEGAADLDPLESRSAAEAIDLISEAADAPVVLGTITERGDDVFNSSLLWQPGEGVTDIYDKRHPVPFGEYVPDREFWEPFAPDLIGLIGREYTPGTTSPIFDLGDAVAAVNICFDIVDDALLRESARDGAQIIFAQTNNADFGRTDESVQQLAIARIRALETGRAVVNISTVGSSAIIGADGSTVDAIPAYTTGVMVDDVELRSGLTPAVLLGGQLELLVGGFGLLVLAGAGILSRRR, encoded by the coding sequence GTGTCGGCTGACCCCGAGCGGGGAGCACCTCTGCCGTTGTGGGGAGCGCTCGTCACCGCGCTCCTCGCCGGCTTCCTGCTCGACGGCGCGTTCCCGGACCGCGGGATCTGGCCGCTCGCGTTCGTCGGCATCGGCATGGTCCTCGTCGCACTCCAGGGTCGCCGCGCCGGGGCGGCGTTCCTCGTCGGTCTGGTCTTCGGGCTGAGCTTCTACCTGACCCACATCGAGTGGGCGACGCTCTTCCTCGGGGACGTGCCGTGGATCGCTCTGTCGACGCTGCAGGCGTTGTTCGTCGCCGCGGGGTCGACGCTCATCACGCTCGCCTACCGGTGGGTGCCGCGGGTGTGGCCGTCGCGTGCAGGGCGGCTAGGTCTCCTCCCGGTGGTGGTCGCCGGGCTCTGGATCGCCGACGAAGGCATCCGCTCGGTGTGGCCCTACGGCGGCTTCTCGTGGGCTCGGGTCGCGATGTCTCAGGCCGAGAGCCCGCTCCGCGACCTCTTCGCCTGGTTCGGCATCTCTGGCGTCGGCTTCCTGATGGTCTGGCTCACCGCCTTCGCCGTCGCGGTGCTGCAGGCGTTCCTCGCTACCCCGCTTCGGGGAGCGATGGGCGCACGGCGGCCGGTGATGAGCGCTCTCGCCCTGGGCATCGCCGTCGCTGCGACCCTCGCCGTTCCGGCGTGGCAGACCGCCGTGGACGGCACTCTCCGAGTCGCTGCGGTGCAGGGCAACACCCGCTCGGGCTACTTCGACCAGCGGGACTATCAGGGTGAGATCCTCGACGGCCACCTCGCCGCCACGCTGCCCGCGCTCGACGACGATCCCGACGTGATCGTGTGGCCCGAGGGGGCGGCCGACCTCGACCCGCTGGAGTCGCGGTCCGCCGCCGAGGCGATCGATCTGATCTCGGAAGCCGCCGACGCTCCCGTTGTGCTCGGCACGATCACCGAGCGCGGCGACGACGTCTTCAACTCGTCGCTGCTCTGGCAGCCGGGGGAGGGCGTCACCGATATCTACGACAAGCGCCACCCCGTGCCCTTCGGCGAATACGTCCCCGACCGCGAGTTCTGGGAGCCGTTCGCACCCGACCTGATCGGCCTCATCGGCCGCGAGTACACCCCGGGAACGACGAGCCCGATCTTCGACCTCGGCGACGCGGTCGCCGCCGTCAACATCTGCTTCGACATCGTCGACGACGCACTGCTGCGCGAGAGCGCCCGAGACGGGGCGCAGATCATCTTCGCGCAGACCAACAACGCCGACTTCGGGCGCACCGACGAGAGCGTGCAGCAGCTCGCCATCGCCCGCATCCGCGCCCTCGAGACCGGTCGGGCCGTCGTCAACATTTCGACCGTCGGATCGAGCGCGATCATCGGTGCCGACGGGTCGACGGTCGACGCGATCCCCGCCTACACCACGGGGGTAATGGTCGACGACGTCGAGCTGCGCAGCGGGCTCACCCCGGCCGTCCTGCTCGGCGGACAACTGGAACTGCTCGTCGGCGGATTCGGCCTTCTCGTCCTCGCGGGAGCGGGCATCCTCAGCCGGCGTCGCTGA
- the tatC gene encoding twin-arginine translocase subunit TatC has product MATRPARGSNRERRMTLRDHLVELRRRLLISAIALLVGMVVGFLISENIWDALRAPVVEIASQHNASINYTNISEAFDLRLQIALYTGLVLSAPIWLFQIWAFIVPGLSKRERAYSFGFFFAAVPLFFGGCFAGWSVWPHIVELMASFVPQEDSSFYSARYYFDFVLKLIIVVGIGFVLPVFVVLLNFLGVVSARGIIGAWRWAIVGITVFTAIATPAADVFSMFLLAIPMVFLYFAAWFIAFLHDRAVARRVDALSAELVT; this is encoded by the coding sequence ATGGCCACGCGCCCGGCGCGCGGCTCCAATCGTGAGCGTCGGATGACGCTTCGCGATCATCTGGTCGAACTGCGCAGACGTCTGCTCATCTCCGCCATCGCCCTGCTCGTCGGCATGGTGGTCGGGTTCCTCATCTCCGAGAACATCTGGGATGCGTTGCGGGCGCCCGTCGTCGAGATCGCGTCGCAGCACAACGCGAGCATCAACTACACCAACATCTCCGAAGCCTTTGACCTGCGTCTGCAGATCGCGTTGTACACGGGGCTCGTGCTGTCGGCTCCCATCTGGCTGTTCCAGATCTGGGCGTTCATCGTGCCGGGCCTCAGTAAGCGCGAGCGCGCCTACAGCTTCGGCTTCTTCTTCGCCGCGGTTCCGCTGTTCTTCGGCGGGTGCTTCGCGGGCTGGTCGGTGTGGCCGCACATCGTCGAACTGATGGCGAGCTTCGTGCCGCAAGAGGACTCGAGCTTCTACAGCGCCCGGTACTACTTCGACTTCGTGCTGAAGCTCATCATCGTGGTCGGCATCGGTTTCGTGCTGCCCGTCTTCGTCGTGCTGCTCAACTTCCTCGGGGTCGTCTCCGCCCGCGGCATCATCGGCGCGTGGCGGTGGGCGATCGTCGGCATCACCGTGTTCACCGCGATCGCGACGCCCGCCGCCGACGTGTTCTCGATGTTCCTCCTCGCGATCCCCATGGTCTTCCTCTACTTCGCCGCCTGGTTCATCGCGTTCCTGCACGACCGGGCGGTCGCACGTCGGGTCGACGCGCTGAGCGCCGAGCTCGTCACGTGA
- a CDS encoding YafY family protein encodes MAKPLGAQDKLAFLLSLVPYLIEHDGVTVTEAAAHFGVSDDDMRDAIRLIAVSGVPGESSAYQPDDLFDINWDAFEDHDLIELTHAVAIDDSPRFSAREAAALLAGLQYLSALPENLDRAAIASLSRKLASGASSAPSPVAVSTRQTDRALGPLREALVAGRQVEFDYRDARGVVEHRVVDPLRIDSEDLSWYLRGWDHSREAVRTFRVDRMSDLRATEKEIVRSRGEVSISDTLFETSPDDLLVQMEVADSVLPLLGDFLPDGTRTTRGTVSGTTTVTVRVGHFHSLKRLVAGLPGLITVYSPAAARDAVADWASQGLAQYGQ; translated from the coding sequence ATGGCCAAGCCGCTCGGCGCCCAGGACAAGCTCGCCTTCCTGCTCTCACTGGTGCCCTACCTCATCGAGCACGACGGCGTCACCGTCACCGAGGCGGCCGCCCACTTCGGCGTCTCCGACGACGACATGCGCGACGCCATCCGTCTGATCGCCGTCTCGGGCGTGCCCGGCGAGAGCTCCGCCTATCAGCCCGACGACCTCTTCGACATCAACTGGGACGCGTTCGAGGATCACGACCTGATCGAGCTGACCCACGCGGTCGCGATCGACGACTCGCCGCGCTTCTCGGCGCGCGAGGCGGCGGCGCTGCTCGCCGGGCTGCAGTACCTGTCGGCGCTCCCCGAGAACCTCGATCGTGCCGCGATCGCCTCGCTGTCCCGCAAGCTCGCGAGCGGCGCGTCGTCGGCCCCGAGCCCCGTCGCCGTGTCGACCCGCCAGACCGACCGCGCGCTCGGGCCGCTGCGCGAAGCCCTCGTGGCGGGCCGTCAGGTCGAGTTCGACTACCGGGACGCCCGCGGCGTCGTCGAACACCGCGTCGTCGACCCGCTGCGCATCGACTCCGAGGATCTCAGCTGGTACCTCCGCGGCTGGGACCACAGTCGCGAGGCGGTGCGCACCTTCCGCGTCGACCGGATGAGCGACCTTCGGGCGACCGAGAAGGAGATCGTCCGCAGCCGCGGCGAGGTGTCCATCTCTGACACGCTCTTCGAGACCTCGCCCGACGACCTGCTCGTGCAGATGGAGGTCGCGGACAGCGTGCTGCCGCTCCTTGGCGACTTCCTCCCCGACGGCACCCGGACGACCCGGGGGACTGTGAGCGGCACCACGACGGTCACGGTCCGCGTCGGTCACTTCCATTCGCTCAAGCGTCTCGTCGCGGGGCTGCCCGGGCTCATCACCGTCTACTCGCCCGCGGCGGCGCGCGACGCCGTCGCCGACTGGGCCTCTCAGGGCCTCGCCCAGTACGGGCAATAG
- a CDS encoding RNA helicase, producing MSPELSPSERYAASRAKREAPLVETFAAGLSFEMDPFQEASCRSLEKGRSVLVAAPTGAGKTLVAEFAAFLAMRGSRSKLFYTAPMKALSNQKFNELVDEYGPDEVGLLTGDTNVNAGARLVVMTTEVLRNMLYAGSALLDDLEYVVMDEVHYLADRFRGAVWEEVIIHLPEHVRLVSLSATVSNAEEFGDWLQAVRGDTDVIVSEERPVPLDQHVLVRSKLVDLFDTQSALDAASAGKAATHRVNPELVQLARYGSRTVGGRGNDVGRRHPRAPRPDSGRMDRSEMISMLGERTLLPAIFFIFSRAGCDAAVRQVMRAGVRLTDAEERGEIRAIVEERCRTLLDEDLAVLGYWEWMEGLLSGVAAHHAGLLPAFKEVVEELFQRKLVKVVFATETLALGINMPARTVVLEKLEKFNGEARVPITSGEYTQLTGRAGRRGIDVEGHAVIQWSDGLDAQAVAALASRRSYPLNSSFRPTYNMAVNLIEQFGRARTREILESSFAQFQADRAVVDLARKVRQQEESLAGYEKAMKDDTGRSGDFAEYAAIRREISDIERRNAQNRDRGRGQRDKDQRQLAALRQRLRSHPAHSSPRREELSRWAERWWRLKRQTDELRRQIESRTGAVAKIFDRVSEVLLDEGYLKRGDDDLVLTGNGTMLKRIYGERDLLVAETLRRGVWRELDPASFAALATTLVFEPRREEAVGERYLPRGAFPAALEQLQEIWARLDDVEQRHRLPGSNPPSTGLATAMHRWARGGRLDQVLRDADLQAGDFVRWSKQTIDLLDQISIVADGKQARTARQAIDAIRRGIVAYSSVG from the coding sequence GTGAGCCCCGAACTCTCCCCGTCCGAGCGGTATGCGGCGTCCCGTGCCAAGCGCGAGGCGCCGCTCGTCGAGACCTTCGCCGCCGGTCTCTCGTTCGAGATGGATCCCTTCCAAGAGGCGTCCTGCCGCTCGCTCGAAAAGGGTCGCAGCGTGCTCGTCGCGGCCCCCACCGGCGCGGGGAAGACCCTCGTCGCCGAGTTCGCGGCGTTCCTCGCGATGCGCGGATCGCGGTCGAAGCTGTTCTACACGGCGCCGATGAAGGCGCTGTCGAACCAGAAGTTCAACGAGCTCGTCGACGAGTACGGGCCCGACGAGGTCGGTCTGCTGACCGGCGACACGAACGTCAACGCCGGCGCCCGCCTCGTGGTCATGACCACCGAGGTGCTGCGCAACATGCTGTACGCCGGGTCGGCGCTGCTCGACGACCTCGAATACGTGGTGATGGACGAGGTGCACTACCTCGCCGACCGCTTCCGCGGGGCGGTGTGGGAGGAAGTGATCATCCACCTCCCCGAGCACGTCCGCCTGGTTTCGCTGTCGGCGACGGTGTCCAACGCGGAGGAGTTCGGCGACTGGCTGCAGGCGGTGCGCGGCGACACCGACGTGATCGTCTCGGAAGAGCGTCCGGTGCCGCTCGATCAGCACGTCCTCGTGCGCAGCAAGCTCGTCGACCTCTTCGACACCCAGTCCGCGCTCGACGCGGCGTCGGCGGGCAAGGCGGCGACGCATCGGGTCAACCCCGAGCTCGTCCAGCTGGCCCGCTACGGCTCGCGCACGGTCGGTGGCCGCGGCAACGACGTCGGCCGCCGGCACCCGCGCGCCCCTCGCCCGGACAGCGGGCGCATGGATCGCTCCGAGATGATCTCGATGCTCGGCGAGCGCACCCTGCTCCCGGCGATCTTCTTCATCTTCAGCCGCGCCGGCTGCGACGCCGCGGTCCGCCAGGTGATGCGCGCGGGCGTGCGTCTCACCGACGCGGAGGAGCGCGGCGAGATCCGCGCGATCGTCGAAGAGCGCTGCAGGACCCTGCTCGACGAGGACCTCGCCGTGCTCGGCTACTGGGAGTGGATGGAGGGACTGCTCTCCGGGGTCGCCGCCCACCACGCCGGACTCCTGCCCGCGTTCAAGGAGGTCGTCGAGGAGCTCTTCCAGCGCAAGCTGGTGAAGGTCGTCTTCGCGACGGAGACGCTGGCCCTCGGCATCAACATGCCGGCCCGCACCGTCGTGCTCGAGAAGCTCGAGAAGTTCAACGGCGAGGCCCGCGTGCCGATCACGTCGGGGGAGTACACGCAGCTCACCGGTCGCGCCGGTCGGCGCGGCATCGATGTCGAGGGGCACGCCGTCATCCAGTGGAGCGACGGTCTCGATGCGCAGGCCGTCGCCGCGCTCGCGTCACGGCGCAGCTACCCGTTGAACTCGAGCTTCCGACCCACCTACAACATGGCCGTCAACCTCATCGAGCAGTTCGGCCGGGCGCGCACCCGCGAGATCCTCGAATCGAGCTTCGCCCAGTTCCAGGCCGACCGCGCCGTCGTCGACCTCGCCCGCAAGGTCCGCCAGCAGGAGGAGTCGCTCGCGGGCTACGAGAAGGCGATGAAGGATGACACCGGCCGAAGCGGCGATTTCGCCGAGTACGCCGCGATCCGCCGCGAGATCAGCGACATCGAACGCCGCAACGCCCAGAACCGCGACCGCGGACGCGGTCAGCGGGACAAGGATCAGCGGCAGCTCGCCGCGCTGCGGCAGCGCCTGCGTTCGCACCCGGCCCACTCGTCGCCGCGCCGCGAGGAGCTCTCGCGCTGGGCCGAGCGCTGGTGGCGGCTGAAGCGGCAGACCGACGAACTGCGTCGCCAGATCGAATCGCGCACCGGCGCCGTGGCGAAGATCTTCGACCGGGTCAGCGAGGTGCTGCTCGACGAGGGCTACCTGAAGCGAGGCGACGACGACCTCGTACTCACCGGCAACGGCACCATGCTGAAGCGGATCTACGGCGAGCGCGACCTGCTCGTCGCCGAGACCCTCCGTCGCGGTGTGTGGCGCGAACTCGACCCCGCGTCGTTCGCGGCGCTCGCCACCACCCTCGTCTTCGAGCCTCGGCGCGAGGAGGCGGTCGGGGAGCGGTACCTGCCCCGCGGTGCGTTCCCGGCCGCGCTCGAACAGTTGCAGGAGATCTGGGCGCGACTCGACGACGTCGAACAGCGGCACAGGCTGCCGGGCTCCAATCCGCCGTCGACGGGTCTCGCCACGGCGATGCACCGTTGGGCGCGCGGTGGCCGGCTCGATCAGGTGCTGCGCGACGCCGACCTGCAGGCGGGCGATTTCGTGCGGTGGTCGAAGCAGACCATCGACCTGCTCGACCAGATCTCGATCGTCGCCGACGGCAAGCAGGCGCGTACCGCGCGTCAGGCGATCGACGCGATCCGGCGCGGCATCGTGGCGTACAGCAGTGTCGGCTGA
- a CDS encoding YafY family protein — protein MADTVPAEERLFSLVLALIATEHGLTKAEILSSVQGYRQRYAPGRDNATLERQFERDKDDIRDLGVPLETVESPLETGNNQLLRYRIPKGAYDLPDEVTFTPEETTLLNLAAEVWREGSLSSESRRALLKLRSLGMEVDDSTIGYAPRVRVRDPAFDTLSEAIARHLVVRFAYLKPGESSATVRTVEPYALVTHEGRWHLSARDLGRDAMRNFLLSRITGAVTKTRTVFDAPDGDPAADAIAELDRVLAAGSVTVDVVPGSDAERRLQVRDHQDAPVVQGDGRRRLVVGCADPALIADEIASYGPEARVVEPASVRDAVIARLQRVAERHSDRRAH, from the coding sequence ATGGCGGATACGGTTCCGGCGGAGGAGCGTCTCTTCAGCCTCGTGCTCGCGCTGATCGCCACCGAGCACGGCCTCACGAAGGCCGAGATCCTCTCGAGCGTGCAGGGGTACCGGCAGCGCTACGCGCCGGGCCGCGACAACGCGACGCTCGAGCGTCAGTTCGAGCGCGACAAGGACGACATCCGCGACCTCGGGGTGCCGCTCGAGACGGTCGAGTCGCCGCTCGAGACCGGCAACAACCAGCTGCTGCGCTACCGCATCCCCAAGGGCGCGTACGACCTGCCCGACGAGGTCACCTTCACGCCCGAGGAGACGACGCTGCTGAACCTCGCCGCCGAGGTCTGGCGCGAGGGGTCCCTCTCCAGCGAGTCGCGGCGGGCGCTGCTGAAGCTCCGCTCCCTCGGCATGGAGGTGGACGACAGCACGATCGGATACGCGCCTCGGGTCCGCGTGCGGGACCCCGCTTTCGACACCCTCAGCGAAGCGATCGCCCGGCACCTGGTCGTGCGCTTCGCCTATCTGAAGCCGGGCGAGAGCTCGGCGACCGTGCGCACCGTCGAGCCGTACGCCCTCGTCACGCACGAGGGGCGCTGGCACCTGTCCGCGCGCGACCTCGGGCGCGACGCGATGCGGAACTTCCTGTTGAGCCGGATCACCGGTGCGGTGACGAAGACCCGCACCGTCTTCGACGCCCCCGACGGCGATCCCGCCGCCGACGCGATCGCCGAGCTCGACCGCGTTCTCGCCGCCGGGTCGGTGACGGTCGACGTCGTACCGGGCTCCGACGCGGAGCGACGACTGCAGGTCCGCGACCATCAGGACGCGCCGGTCGTTCAGGGCGACGGCCGGCGTCGCCTCGTCGTGGGCTGCGCCGACCCCGCGCTGATCGCCGACGAGATCGCCTCGTACGGCCCCGAAGCTCGGGTCGTCGAGCCGGCGTCGGTGCGCGACGCCGTCATCGCCCGCCTTCAGCGCGTCGCGGAACGGCACTCGGATCGGAGGGCTCACTGA